The DNA segment ACCTGCTCTGGCTGGACGGGCGTGACCTGTGCGCCCAGCCCTACGGCGAGCGGCGGCGCCAGCTCGAGGAGCTGGCGTTTCAAGGGCCGTGCTGGCAGACGTCGGCGAGCTTCGACTGCCCGGCCGAGGACCTGCTGAGCGTGTGCGAGGAGCGCGATCTGGAAGGCGTCGTGGTCAAGCACCGCGACAGCACCTACCGTCCGGGCGCCCGGTCACGAGACTGGGTCAAGCTCAAGACCGCGCACTGGGCCTCGGTGCACGCGCCGCGGCGCCAGCCGGGCCGGGAGAGGCGCCAGCGCGCGTAGTCACCGCGAAAGGGTGAACGGGGCGACTGGCAACGGTCAGACGGGTACGGTGCTCGCCGATCGTGGAGAGGTGGCAGCAGTGCGGATGACGGGGGCGCTCGGAGCGCTGGCCCTGGTGGCAGGCCTGGCCGGCGCCGGGCTAACCGGCACGGGGCTGGCGGCGGCCGCCGGGCCGGCGGCGGGCGGGGAGTGCCGCATCACCTGGCCCGACGGCTCCTACAGCATGGTGCCCTGCACGACCCCCGAGCCGCCTGCATCCGGCGGCGTCGTCGGGGCACCGAGTACGCCCGCGCCGACTCCGGCCGCCGGCGGGGAGTGCCGCATCACCTGGCCCGACGGCTCCTACAGCATGGTGCCCTGCACGACCCCAGAGCCGCCCGGTGGCGTGGTCTGGGGGCCGGGGACGCCGGCGCCGACCGGCCCTTCCGTGCCGGCGCCGCAGCCGACGCCGCTGCCGACCTACCCGGCGTCGGTGTCGGCGGTGTTCGTGAACGGCACGCCGACGGTCGGGCGCATCCTCGGCTGCTCCGCGGACACCCTGTACGCCGAGGCGGTGGCCTACAGCTGGCTGCGCAACGGCCAGCCCGTCGCAACGGGTGCCACCTACCGCGTGTCCGCGGCCGACGCCGGCCATCGGCTCGCCTGCCGCGCCGCGGCGTCCAACAAGGACGGCGGCGGCACCGCCGACAGCCCGGCGGTGCTCGTGGCCCGCCAGGCGCTACGCAACACCCAGCGCCCGACGATCAGCGGGGCCGCCCGGGTGGGTGCGCTGCTGAAGGCGACGCCGGGACGGTGGGCGCCCGTGGCCGCCGGCCACCGCTTCGTGTGGCTGCGCGACGGCAAGCCCATCGCGCGCGCCACCCGTGGGTCCTACCGGCCTACCGCTGCGGACCGCGGCCACTCGCTCAGCGTGCGGGTTACGGCCAGCCGCACTGGCTACAGCCCGCTGACTG comes from the Motilibacter aurantiacus genome and includes:
- a CDS encoding immunoglobulin domain-containing family protein, which gives rise to MAAVRMTGALGALALVAGLAGAGLTGTGLAAAAGPAAGGECRITWPDGSYSMVPCTTPEPPASGGVVGAPSTPAPTPAAGGECRITWPDGSYSMVPCTTPEPPGGVVWGPGTPAPTGPSVPAPQPTPLPTYPASVSAVFVNGTPTVGRILGCSADTLYAEAVAYSWLRNGQPVATGATYRVSAADAGHRLACRAAASNKDGGGTADSPAVLVARQALRNTQRPTISGAARVGALLKATPGRWAPVAAGHRFVWLRDGKPIARATRGSYRPTAADRGHSLSVRVTASRTGYSPLTAASKAVRVRS